The Quercus robur chromosome 7, dhQueRobu3.1, whole genome shotgun sequence genome has a segment encoding these proteins:
- the LOC126693808 gene encoding calmodulin-7, translating to MADQLTDDQISEFKEAFSLFDKDGDGCITTKELGTVMRSLGQNPTEAELQDMINEVDADGNGTIDFPEFLNLMARKMKDTDSEEELKEAFRVFDKDQNGFISAAELRHVMTNLGEKLTDEEVDEMIREADVDGDGQINYEEFVKVMMAK from the exons ATGGCAGACCAACTCACCGACGACCAGATCTCTGAGTTCAAGGAGGCTTTCAGCTTGTTCGACAAGGATGGCGACG GTTGCATCACTACTAAGGAGCTTGGGACTGTGATGAGGTCATTGGGCCAGAACCCAACTGAGGCAGAGCTCCAGGACATGATCAATGAAGTTGATGCTGATGGTAATGGAACTATTGATTTCCCTGAGTTTCTAAACCTCATGGCTAGGAAGATGAAGGACACTGACTCAGAGGAGGAACTTAAAGAAGCCTTCCGAGTTTTTGACAAGGATCAAAATGGGTTCATCTCTGCTGCTGAGTTGCGCCATGTGATGACCAACCTTGGGGAGAAGCTCACCGATGAAGAAGTTGATGAGATGATCCGGGAGGCTGATGTTGATGGTGATGGCCAGATAAATTACGAGGAGTTTGTGAAGGTGATGATGGCCAAGTGA
- the LOC126693809 gene encoding protein root UVB sensitive 1, chloroplastic isoform X4, which translates to MECFGCCCTNYSSSVGWPSFVFQSLNTKKRLPFLFSPPLHHPSPFLSISTPSIINKQIHPFQNIKLKPNSSLFLPLLLGGNGNDDDNNNNNNNNGGSGSWWWHDNSSGGGSHFPFPLFSIILFCSSILCCFCYLHLSKSALARTTTSTTTSTTTNSSTFQDSDSTKSSSVWEVSGGKRTKLIPDPFQDAFILANANAILSPQSFLPHNLWLCCTELFYCFMLPQGFPHSVTNDYLEYSIWRGVQGIASQISGVLATQALLYAVGLGKGAIPTAAAVNWVLKDGIGYLSKIMLSKYGRHFDVHPKGWRLFADLLENAAFGLEMLTPAFPHLFVPIGATAGAGRSAAALIQAATRSCFYAGFAAERNFAEVIAKGEAQGMVSKFIGIMLGIGLANNIGSSTSLALASFSVVTWIHMFCNLKSYQSIQLRTLNPYRASLVFSEYLLSGQAPPIKEVNDEEPLFPALPFLNVKSSYKAQPTVLSSKAKDAAAEIEHRLQLGSKLSDVVSKKEDLLALFNLYRNEGYILAEHKAIFYAHATMHVRPTFASQALASLASLGI; encoded by the exons ATGGAGTgctttggttgttgttgtacTAATTATAGTAGTAGCGTTGGGTGGCCAAGTTTTGTGTTCCAATCTCTTAACACAAAAAAGAGATTGCCATTTCTCTTTTCCCCTCCTCTCCACCACCCATCTCCATTTCTTTCCATTTCCACCCCTTCTATTATTAATAAACAAATTCATCCTTTTCAAAATATCAAACTCAAACCAaactcttctctctttcttcctctcctaCTTGGGGGTAATGGCAACGAtgatgacaacaacaacaacaataacaacaatggTGGTTCGGGTTCTTGGTGGTGGCATGACAATTCCTCTGGAGGAGGCTCTCATTTCCCCTTTCCCCTCTTCTCCATCATCTTATTTTGCTCCTCTATCTTATGCTGCTTTTGCTACCTCCATTTGTCCAAATCTGCTCTTGCAAGAACTACTACTAGTACTACTACTTCTACTACCACCAATTCCTCTACCTTTCAGGACTCTGACTCAACCAAGTCTTCTTCTGTTTGGGAAGTGAGCGGAGGTAAAAGGACCAAGCTCATCCCTGACCCTTTTCAAGATGCATTCATTCTTGCCAATGCTAATGCTATTCTTAGCCCCCAATCCTTCCTCCCTCACAACTTGTGGTTGTGTTGCACTGAACTCTTCTACTGTTTCATGCTCCCTCAAGGCTTTCCCCACAGTGTAACCAATGATTACCTCGAATACTCTATCTGGAGAGGAGTCCAGGGTATTGCCAGCCAAATCAGTGGTGTTCTCGCCACACAGGCCTTGCTCTATGCTGTTGGCTTGGGGAAAGGAGCTATTCCTACAGCTGCTGCTGTCaattgggtactcaaggatGGAATTGGTTATCTCAGCAAAATTATGCTCTCCAAATATGGTCGTCATTTTGATGTCCATCCCAAAGGATGGAGGCTGTTTGCTGATCTTTTGGAAAATGCTGCTTTCGGGTTGGAGATGCTGACTCCTGCTTTCCCACATCTTTTTGTTCCTATTGGTGCTACTGCTGGAGCTGGACGCTCTGCTGCTGCACTCATCCAG GCTGCTACTAGGAGCTGTTTCTATGCTGGTTTTGCTGCTGAAAGGAACTTTGCTGAG GTAATTGCCAAGGGTGAAGCTCAAGGAATGGTGAGCAAGTTTATTGGTATCATGCTTGGAATAGGATTGGCTAACAACATAGGCTCCTCTACATCTCTTGCCCTTGCTTCTTTTAGTGTGGTGACTTGGATTCACATGTTCTGCAATCTGAAATCATATCAATCAATTCAACTCAGAACTTTAAACCCTTATCGTGCAA GTTTGGTCTTTAGTGAATATCTCCTTAGTGGTCAAGCACCTCCAATCAAAGAAGTCAATGATGAGGAACCACTTTTCCCAGCTCTAccatttttaaatgtaaaatccTCATACAAA GCACAACCAACTGTATTATCTTCCAAGGCAAAGGATGCAGCTGCTGAAATTGAGCATCGGCTGCAGTTAGGATCTAAGCTCAGTGATGTTGTCAGCAAAAAGGAGGATTTACTTGCACTGTTCAATTTGTATAGAAATGAAGGCTACATCTTGGCTGAGCACAAAGCAATTTTCTAT GCACACGCAACAATGCACGTGAGGCCAACATTTGCCTCTCAAGCCCTTGCATCTCTTGCAAGTTTGGGGATTTAG
- the LOC126693809 gene encoding protein root UVB sensitive 1, chloroplastic isoform X3, producing MECFGCCCTNYSSSVGWPSFVFQSLNTKKRLPFLFSPPLHHPSPFLSISTPSIINKQIHPFQNIKLKPNSSLFLPLLLGGNGNDDDNNNNNNNNGGSGSWWWHDNSSGGGSHFPFPLFSIILFCSSILCCFCYLHLSKSALARTTTSTTTSTTTNSSTFQDSDSTKSSSVWEVSGGKRTKLIPDPFQDAFILANANAILSPQSFLPHNLWLCCTELFYCFMLPQGFPHSVTNDYLEYSIWRGVQGIASQISGVLATQALLYAVGLGKGAIPTAAAVNWVLKDGIGYLSKIMLSKYGRHFDVHPKGWRLFADLLENAAFGLEMLTPAFPHLFVPIGATAGAGRSAAALIQAATRSCFYAGFAAERNFAEVIAKGEAQGMVSKFIGIMLGIGLANNIGSSTSLALASFSVVTWIHMFCNLKSYQSIQLRTLNPYRASLVFSEYLLSGQAPPIKEVNDEEPLFPALPFLNVKSSYKAQPTVLSSKAKDAAAEIEHRLQLGSKLSDVVSKKEDLLALFNLYRNEGYILAEHKAIFYKQLWNYGTKESLPSSTSRDPSEKQCWVIQRKDRQSSCWAALYTTAPPT from the exons ATGGAGTgctttggttgttgttgtacTAATTATAGTAGTAGCGTTGGGTGGCCAAGTTTTGTGTTCCAATCTCTTAACACAAAAAAGAGATTGCCATTTCTCTTTTCCCCTCCTCTCCACCACCCATCTCCATTTCTTTCCATTTCCACCCCTTCTATTATTAATAAACAAATTCATCCTTTTCAAAATATCAAACTCAAACCAaactcttctctctttcttcctctcctaCTTGGGGGTAATGGCAACGAtgatgacaacaacaacaacaataacaacaatggTGGTTCGGGTTCTTGGTGGTGGCATGACAATTCCTCTGGAGGAGGCTCTCATTTCCCCTTTCCCCTCTTCTCCATCATCTTATTTTGCTCCTCTATCTTATGCTGCTTTTGCTACCTCCATTTGTCCAAATCTGCTCTTGCAAGAACTACTACTAGTACTACTACTTCTACTACCACCAATTCCTCTACCTTTCAGGACTCTGACTCAACCAAGTCTTCTTCTGTTTGGGAAGTGAGCGGAGGTAAAAGGACCAAGCTCATCCCTGACCCTTTTCAAGATGCATTCATTCTTGCCAATGCTAATGCTATTCTTAGCCCCCAATCCTTCCTCCCTCACAACTTGTGGTTGTGTTGCACTGAACTCTTCTACTGTTTCATGCTCCCTCAAGGCTTTCCCCACAGTGTAACCAATGATTACCTCGAATACTCTATCTGGAGAGGAGTCCAGGGTATTGCCAGCCAAATCAGTGGTGTTCTCGCCACACAGGCCTTGCTCTATGCTGTTGGCTTGGGGAAAGGAGCTATTCCTACAGCTGCTGCTGTCaattgggtactcaaggatGGAATTGGTTATCTCAGCAAAATTATGCTCTCCAAATATGGTCGTCATTTTGATGTCCATCCCAAAGGATGGAGGCTGTTTGCTGATCTTTTGGAAAATGCTGCTTTCGGGTTGGAGATGCTGACTCCTGCTTTCCCACATCTTTTTGTTCCTATTGGTGCTACTGCTGGAGCTGGACGCTCTGCTGCTGCACTCATCCAG GCTGCTACTAGGAGCTGTTTCTATGCTGGTTTTGCTGCTGAAAGGAACTTTGCTGAG GTAATTGCCAAGGGTGAAGCTCAAGGAATGGTGAGCAAGTTTATTGGTATCATGCTTGGAATAGGATTGGCTAACAACATAGGCTCCTCTACATCTCTTGCCCTTGCTTCTTTTAGTGTGGTGACTTGGATTCACATGTTCTGCAATCTGAAATCATATCAATCAATTCAACTCAGAACTTTAAACCCTTATCGTGCAA GTTTGGTCTTTAGTGAATATCTCCTTAGTGGTCAAGCACCTCCAATCAAAGAAGTCAATGATGAGGAACCACTTTTCCCAGCTCTAccatttttaaatgtaaaatccTCATACAAA GCACAACCAACTGTATTATCTTCCAAGGCAAAGGATGCAGCTGCTGAAATTGAGCATCGGCTGCAGTTAGGATCTAAGCTCAGTGATGTTGTCAGCAAAAAGGAGGATTTACTTGCACTGTTCAATTTGTATAGAAATGAAGGCTACATCTTGGCTGAGCACAAAGCAATTTTCTAT AAGCAGCTTTGGAATTATGGCACAAAGGAGTCATTGCCATCATCAACTTCTAGGGATCCTTCTGAAAAGCAGTGTTgg GTAATCCAGAGGAAAGATCGGCAATCTTCATGTTGGGCCGCACTTTACACTACTGCACCACCCACATAG
- the LOC126693809 gene encoding protein root UVB sensitive 1, chloroplastic isoform X2 → MECFGCCCTNYSSSVGWPSFVFQSLNTKKRLPFLFSPPLHHPSPFLSISTPSIINKQIHPFQNIKLKPNSSLFLPLLLGGNGNDDDNNNNNNNNGGSGSWWWHDNSSGGGSHFPFPLFSIILFCSSILCCFCYLHLSKSALARTTTSTTTSTTTNSSTFQDSDSTKSSSVWEVSGGKRTKLIPDPFQDAFILANANAILSPQSFLPHNLWLCCTELFYCFMLPQGFPHSVTNDYLEYSIWRGVQGIASQISGVLATQALLYAVGLGKGAIPTAAAVNWVLKDGIGYLSKIMLSKYGRHFDVHPKGWRLFADLLENAAFGLEMLTPAFPHLFVPIGATAGAGRSAAALIQAATRSCFYAGFAAERNFAEVIAKGEAQGMVSKFIGIMLGIGLANNIGSSTSLALASFSVVTWIHMFCNLKSYQSIQLRTLNPYRASLVFSEYLLSGQAPPIKEVNDEEPLFPALPFLNVKSSYKAQPTVLSSKAKDAAAEIEHRLQLGSKLSDVVSKKEDLLALFNLYRNEGYILAEHKAIFYKQLWNYGTKESLPSSTSRDPSEKQCWVLFFPSQYPSLLPVTLSRSETGYFFPLTILLSFWQWVVCVQVIQRKDRQSSCWAALYTTAPPT, encoded by the exons ATGGAGTgctttggttgttgttgtacTAATTATAGTAGTAGCGTTGGGTGGCCAAGTTTTGTGTTCCAATCTCTTAACACAAAAAAGAGATTGCCATTTCTCTTTTCCCCTCCTCTCCACCACCCATCTCCATTTCTTTCCATTTCCACCCCTTCTATTATTAATAAACAAATTCATCCTTTTCAAAATATCAAACTCAAACCAaactcttctctctttcttcctctcctaCTTGGGGGTAATGGCAACGAtgatgacaacaacaacaacaataacaacaatggTGGTTCGGGTTCTTGGTGGTGGCATGACAATTCCTCTGGAGGAGGCTCTCATTTCCCCTTTCCCCTCTTCTCCATCATCTTATTTTGCTCCTCTATCTTATGCTGCTTTTGCTACCTCCATTTGTCCAAATCTGCTCTTGCAAGAACTACTACTAGTACTACTACTTCTACTACCACCAATTCCTCTACCTTTCAGGACTCTGACTCAACCAAGTCTTCTTCTGTTTGGGAAGTGAGCGGAGGTAAAAGGACCAAGCTCATCCCTGACCCTTTTCAAGATGCATTCATTCTTGCCAATGCTAATGCTATTCTTAGCCCCCAATCCTTCCTCCCTCACAACTTGTGGTTGTGTTGCACTGAACTCTTCTACTGTTTCATGCTCCCTCAAGGCTTTCCCCACAGTGTAACCAATGATTACCTCGAATACTCTATCTGGAGAGGAGTCCAGGGTATTGCCAGCCAAATCAGTGGTGTTCTCGCCACACAGGCCTTGCTCTATGCTGTTGGCTTGGGGAAAGGAGCTATTCCTACAGCTGCTGCTGTCaattgggtactcaaggatGGAATTGGTTATCTCAGCAAAATTATGCTCTCCAAATATGGTCGTCATTTTGATGTCCATCCCAAAGGATGGAGGCTGTTTGCTGATCTTTTGGAAAATGCTGCTTTCGGGTTGGAGATGCTGACTCCTGCTTTCCCACATCTTTTTGTTCCTATTGGTGCTACTGCTGGAGCTGGACGCTCTGCTGCTGCACTCATCCAG GCTGCTACTAGGAGCTGTTTCTATGCTGGTTTTGCTGCTGAAAGGAACTTTGCTGAG GTAATTGCCAAGGGTGAAGCTCAAGGAATGGTGAGCAAGTTTATTGGTATCATGCTTGGAATAGGATTGGCTAACAACATAGGCTCCTCTACATCTCTTGCCCTTGCTTCTTTTAGTGTGGTGACTTGGATTCACATGTTCTGCAATCTGAAATCATATCAATCAATTCAACTCAGAACTTTAAACCCTTATCGTGCAA GTTTGGTCTTTAGTGAATATCTCCTTAGTGGTCAAGCACCTCCAATCAAAGAAGTCAATGATGAGGAACCACTTTTCCCAGCTCTAccatttttaaatgtaaaatccTCATACAAA GCACAACCAACTGTATTATCTTCCAAGGCAAAGGATGCAGCTGCTGAAATTGAGCATCGGCTGCAGTTAGGATCTAAGCTCAGTGATGTTGTCAGCAAAAAGGAGGATTTACTTGCACTGTTCAATTTGTATAGAAATGAAGGCTACATCTTGGCTGAGCACAAAGCAATTTTCTAT AAGCAGCTTTGGAATTATGGCACAAAGGAGTCATTGCCATCATCAACTTCTAGGGATCCTTCTGAAAAGCAGTGTTgggtacttttttttccctctcagTATCCCTCTCTCCTACCGGTGACTCTATCCAGATCTGAAACTGGGTACTTTTTTCCCCTCACtatccttctctctttttggcAATGGGTTGTTTGTGTACAGGTAATCCAGAGGAAAGATCGGCAATCTTCATGTTGGGCCGCACTTTACACTACTGCACCACCCACATAG
- the LOC126693809 gene encoding protein root UVB sensitive 1, chloroplastic isoform X1, whose translation MECFGCCCTNYSSSVGWPSFVFQSLNTKKRLPFLFSPPLHHPSPFLSISTPSIINKQIHPFQNIKLKPNSSLFLPLLLGGNGNDDDNNNNNNNNGGSGSWWWHDNSSGGGSHFPFPLFSIILFCSSILCCFCYLHLSKSALARTTTSTTTSTTTNSSTFQDSDSTKSSSVWEVSGGKRTKLIPDPFQDAFILANANAILSPQSFLPHNLWLCCTELFYCFMLPQGFPHSVTNDYLEYSIWRGVQGIASQISGVLATQALLYAVGLGKGAIPTAAAVNWVLKDGIGYLSKIMLSKYGRHFDVHPKGWRLFADLLENAAFGLEMLTPAFPHLFVPIGATAGAGRSAAALIQAATRSCFYAGFAAERNFAEVIAKGEAQGMVSKFIGIMLGIGLANNIGSSTSLALASFSVVTWIHMFCNLKSYQSIQLRTLNPYRASLVFSEYLLSGQAPPIKEVNDEEPLFPALPFLNVKSSYKAQPTVLSSKAKDAAAEIEHRLQLGSKLSDVVSKKEDLLALFNLYRNEGYILAEHKAIFYVVLKESSSPHDMLKALFHVNYLYWLEKNAGFEARSVSNDCRYGGRLQISLEYVQREFNHVKRDGESVGWVTDGLVARPLPTRIRLGHVASSIAS comes from the exons ATGGAGTgctttggttgttgttgtacTAATTATAGTAGTAGCGTTGGGTGGCCAAGTTTTGTGTTCCAATCTCTTAACACAAAAAAGAGATTGCCATTTCTCTTTTCCCCTCCTCTCCACCACCCATCTCCATTTCTTTCCATTTCCACCCCTTCTATTATTAATAAACAAATTCATCCTTTTCAAAATATCAAACTCAAACCAaactcttctctctttcttcctctcctaCTTGGGGGTAATGGCAACGAtgatgacaacaacaacaacaataacaacaatggTGGTTCGGGTTCTTGGTGGTGGCATGACAATTCCTCTGGAGGAGGCTCTCATTTCCCCTTTCCCCTCTTCTCCATCATCTTATTTTGCTCCTCTATCTTATGCTGCTTTTGCTACCTCCATTTGTCCAAATCTGCTCTTGCAAGAACTACTACTAGTACTACTACTTCTACTACCACCAATTCCTCTACCTTTCAGGACTCTGACTCAACCAAGTCTTCTTCTGTTTGGGAAGTGAGCGGAGGTAAAAGGACCAAGCTCATCCCTGACCCTTTTCAAGATGCATTCATTCTTGCCAATGCTAATGCTATTCTTAGCCCCCAATCCTTCCTCCCTCACAACTTGTGGTTGTGTTGCACTGAACTCTTCTACTGTTTCATGCTCCCTCAAGGCTTTCCCCACAGTGTAACCAATGATTACCTCGAATACTCTATCTGGAGAGGAGTCCAGGGTATTGCCAGCCAAATCAGTGGTGTTCTCGCCACACAGGCCTTGCTCTATGCTGTTGGCTTGGGGAAAGGAGCTATTCCTACAGCTGCTGCTGTCaattgggtactcaaggatGGAATTGGTTATCTCAGCAAAATTATGCTCTCCAAATATGGTCGTCATTTTGATGTCCATCCCAAAGGATGGAGGCTGTTTGCTGATCTTTTGGAAAATGCTGCTTTCGGGTTGGAGATGCTGACTCCTGCTTTCCCACATCTTTTTGTTCCTATTGGTGCTACTGCTGGAGCTGGACGCTCTGCTGCTGCACTCATCCAG GCTGCTACTAGGAGCTGTTTCTATGCTGGTTTTGCTGCTGAAAGGAACTTTGCTGAG GTAATTGCCAAGGGTGAAGCTCAAGGAATGGTGAGCAAGTTTATTGGTATCATGCTTGGAATAGGATTGGCTAACAACATAGGCTCCTCTACATCTCTTGCCCTTGCTTCTTTTAGTGTGGTGACTTGGATTCACATGTTCTGCAATCTGAAATCATATCAATCAATTCAACTCAGAACTTTAAACCCTTATCGTGCAA GTTTGGTCTTTAGTGAATATCTCCTTAGTGGTCAAGCACCTCCAATCAAAGAAGTCAATGATGAGGAACCACTTTTCCCAGCTCTAccatttttaaatgtaaaatccTCATACAAA GCACAACCAACTGTATTATCTTCCAAGGCAAAGGATGCAGCTGCTGAAATTGAGCATCGGCTGCAGTTAGGATCTAAGCTCAGTGATGTTGTCAGCAAAAAGGAGGATTTACTTGCACTGTTCAATTTGTATAGAAATGAAGGCTACATCTTGGCTGAGCACAAAGCAATTTTCTAT GTGGTGCTAAAAGAAAGTTCCTCACCTCATGACATGCTCAAGGCATTGTTCCATGTCAATTATCTGTACTGGTTGGAGAAAAATGCTGGATTTGAAGCAAGAAGTGTTTCTAATGACTGCAGATATGGAGGGAGGCTGCAAATATCTCTAGAGTATGTGCAAAGGGAGTTCAATCATGTTAAAAGGGATGGGGAGTCAGTGGGTTGGGTCACAGATGGGCTTGTTGCAAGGCCTTTACCTACCAGGATTCGTCTAGGGCATGTGGCCTCTTCAATTGCTTCTTGA